CCTTTCCTGTGCCATGGATATATTATCCATAAAATATTGCAAGACCTGTTCAGCTGTGATACCATTCATACGGCACAACAGATTAAAGTCAAATGTAAGTGATAAGGAACGCTCTTCATCCAGCTGAAAACATTCCGGATAATCTACCAGCGGAGACATATCTGTTTCCCATTCTTTCATCAGTAAAAAACTCTCCTTCATCTTATCTACTGTAGATAAATAAGCATTATCATTCAGTTCACTCAGCATCAGAATATATTTTAAAGATACGCGCTTTACTTTTCTATCTGTTACCGCCTGTATCTGTCCGTTAACTTCATTTTTACAATCAACAACGATACTGGTAGCCCATAGGGAAACGGCTTCCATCTCGCCTCCGTTAAATGCATAAAAAGAAACTCTGTTAATGAAATATTGCAAAACCTCTTCATGTTTCAGATTGTTGATCGTACAGGCCACTCTGAAATCTTCAGTATAGGTCAACTTAACTCGTTCTTTTGAGTCCATATTATTTATTTTTATTCTTCACAGGCACAACCATGTCCATGAACAGGATTTTAATTTTATTGATTTGCTGTACCTTATGATTAAGTGCCTAAAAGATACCTTATACCGGATGAATATCCCATCAGATAATCAAGGTAGAAAATTAACCGGAACTGACCATTAGAAATTTAATCAATTGACATTCTTATTCAGCGCATTGTACCACTCCAGATAAAAAACATTATAATTTCTTATTTTATTTTCAAGATTACTTTCTCCCTCCTGTTTTTCATCAAGTTTCAATAACTGAAGGGTAAATTTCTTATACATTTCCTGCTGAGGCATAATTTTATTTCTGAAGCTTACATGTTTACTGATCAGTAATAACAGGAAAGCTGTACTTGGATCAGTTTTAACATGCTGATGAAGATTTAAAGCTCTTTCTCTTGCCAGAGAAATCCTATTGATAAAATACTGAAGCAGTGCCTCTATATCGCTTCCGTTCATTCTGCAAATCAAATTAAAGTCAAATGTCAGATCAAGAAACGATTCATCACTGATCTGTATCTGCAACTCATAATCAGTAAACGGAAGCATTTCAGCAGACCATTCTTTCATAATGGAAATACCATTATAATATTCCAGGGTTTTATAAGCTCCGTCATCCATATTTAACGCAGTCAGCTTCTTGATATACTTTAAGGAAATTTCCTGTATTTTATGATCAGTAACCGGTTGTGGCTCTCCTCCGTATACTTCTTTAAAGTCAATACAGACGGTTGTAGCCCATAAATAAAGAGCTTCCATGTTACCACCAATAAACGCATAGAAAGAAACGTGGCTGATAAAGTACTGCAGCAATTCTTCTGGTTTCAAATTATTTATTTTACAGGCAATTTTAAATTCCTGAGTATAGTTGAGTTTAATTTGTCTTTTTGTTTCCATCTTTTTTATTCATTGCGATTTAAACATAAAAACAGGTTTCTTTCTTCAGAGAAGATGAAACTTTATTCGGTCTGCAAAAACCTGAAAAATAGCTCTCTTTAGTTCAGTATGGTAGTTAAACCTCTAAAATAATAGTTTTGATTAAAAACACAGAAACATAGGGCATATTTTTTCTAAATCAAAATAAAATTAACTCTATAAGTCGTTATTTTTTACTTATAAACCTACTGACTAACAACAGGTTGTTAAACTCTTTAAATTATCATATGTGTTAAAAATATTACCTAGCCGCTGTTCCTGATAATTAAAGCATTAACTGTTCTCTTATTATTACTGATTTAATTACTAACTTAAGCGCTTAATCTTAAAAACAATTGCTTTTCCCAGGTATCTGTTTAATTTCATAAGGGAAACAGGCTGATCTTAAGGACATAACAGTTATGTATTTTTTTATATTTGATATTTCTACAAAAATATTCCTGTTTCATTAAATAATTACACAAATAAATGTTGAAGCCAATAAAAAAGATATTTAAATTTTAGAAACTACTTAAAACCTGTTTAAATTCAGGTAATAATTTTAAACATTTACTATTGCCAGATATAATTTGAATGAAATACGCCGGTCTCTCCGATAATGTGTTGGTAGATTTACTAAAAGCTAGTGATGGTCTGGCTTTTAAGGAAATTTATACCCGTTACTGGATGGGGATTTACAAGGCGGCCTATGTCAAAATATACCATAAGGAACTCGCAGAGGAACTAACCCAGAACTTATTTGTAGATCTGTGGAGACGAAGAGAAACCATCGTCATCAATTCTCTGGATTCGTATTTATTCGGAAGTCTGAAGTATAGTATCATTAATCATTACAAATCCCAGCTCGTTAAAGAAAAATATCAGGATCATCTGAATGTTCAGAAACAAACGATCGCCAGCAGCACTGATGATTTAGTTTTAGTAAATGATCTTTCCAAAGCGCTCCACCAGGGCATCGCTTTGCTGCCAAAAAAAACGGGAGAGATTTTTAAATTAAGCCGTATTGATAACCGTTCAACCAAAGAGATCTCCCAACAGCTCAATATTTCTGAAAAAGCGGTAGAATACCATATAACGCAATCCATAAAGAGTATGCGTTTTCATTTAAAAGAATACCTGTTTGTATTCCTCAGTTTTGTCTTTTTACACCGGTTTTAAATTTATTTCATTTTCTTTTAGGGGTAGACGTCTTTAAACTTACATATAGTTTAAAGGCACCAAATGAAAAGACAAGCCCTTCATTCCTTATTAGAGAAATATCTACAGAATAAATGTTCTGAAGAGGAACTGATTGTGATTGAAAAATTGTATGGCATGCTTGACAGAGATGATCTGGAGCAGATCTATTCCAGCGAATTACCTGCTCTTGAACAGAAACTCTGGGACAGGATTAATTTCGAAACCGGCCTTGAAACAGAAAGCATAAGTTCCATGCAACAGTCACCCCGGGTAAAAAAACTGCCCCGGGTTTTATGGTTTGCTGCTGCCGCTCTTGCCGCACTCACTCTTTTCACCGGATATCTGTTTTTATATCATCATCAAAATCCCCAGTATATCAGATTTCAGTCTCAGGCAAACAGGCTGGAAAAGAAAAACAATGGTTCTTCTCCTTTAAAAATCCAACTGGAAGATGGCAGTGTGGTCATACTGCAGCCAAAATCTTCCTTAACTTATCCGCAGCACTTTTCTGCTAAAACACGCGAAGTTGCTTTAGGTGGAGAGGGGTATTTCCTGATCAGCAAAAATCCTGACCGCCCTTTTTTTGTTTACAATAAGAATGTAATTACCCGGGTTGTTGGTACAAGCTTTATCATTAAGACCAACCCATCTACTGAAGAAACGCAGGTCATCGTAAAAACAGGAAAAGTAATGGTTTCCAGAAATGAAGATCAGCAGCTAAATCTTAAACGTCTTTTTAATGAGGAGAAAAAGGTGGTTCTGACGCCAAATCAAACCACAATTTATACTAAAGACAATGATAATTTCAAGACAACTCTGGTAGCAGATCCTATGCCGATTATTCCTGCCGGGCACCAGAAAGATCTCAGGACAAAATACATATTTGAGGAAGCACCATTGACAGAAGTCCTTAATCAATTACAGGCAACTTATGGAATAGGGATCATTATTGAAGACCAGGAATTGTACAACAATACATTCACAGGGGATATTTCCAAACAGAATTTATATCAGAAATTAGACCTGCTATGTCATACGATAAAGGCACATTATGAAATATCAGGCACTAAAATAATTATCAAAACAAAATAACCAGCCAACCTAACCAACCTAAAAACCAAAATCAACCAGCCTATGAACCAATTGAAACTCTACTAACCAAATTCCTCCCAAAAAAAAGAGGCTGACAAAGTTCCCCAACATTGCCAGCCAGTTATCTCTGTACGAAATTTTCACATTAACGAACAAAAACTTCTAAAGGTATGAAAAAAAAGCGATTTGTTGCTTTAATCAAAACAGCAATGCGGATATCCATGACACAAATTTTTCTTGGTATTTTATTCACCTGTGCTTCATTCGCCAAGAATGTCAAAGGGCAGGAGATATTGAACAAAGAAATCTCTATTAATATCAATCAGGGCCAGATTAAACAGATTCTGGCCGAGATACAGCAATTGACCAGCGTCAATTTCGTATACAGTTCAACGGTGATCAAAGCCCAGCGCAAGGTTTCTGTAAATGCAGTAAACAAACGTTTGGGTCAGATCCTGGATGAAACTTTAAATCCATTGAATATTTATTATAAAGTAGAGGATAACCAGATTCTGCTTTATGAAAAAGAAAATACAGGACTTTTATCAGCTAATCAGAATCTCATAACTGTCAAAGGGAAAGTTTCTTCTGATAAGGGAGAAAGCCTGCCTGGTGTAAGTGTAAATATTAAAGGCACCAAAATTGGTACCACAACAGATTCCAATGGTAGTTATGCAATTACTGCTCCCGGACCGGATGTTACACTGGTGTTCTCTTATATTGGTTTTACAGCTAAAGAAATTCCGCTCAACGGGCGTACAGTTTTAAATGTTCAGCTTATCGAAGAACTTACTTCTTTAGGAGAAGTAGTCGTGGTAGGTTATGGTACGCAAAGAAAAAAAGATCTGACCAGTGCTGTAGCTGTAGTCAATGTTGGAGAAATGATCAAACAGCCAACCTCATCTGTGAATAATCTGTTACAGGGACAGGCTTCAGGTGTTACTGTACTGGGTTCGGGACAACCCGGTGAAGAGCCTCAGGTAAGAATCAGGGGTGTCAATACCTTTGGAAACAATAATCCTTTATATGTAGTCGATGGTGTACCTACACAGAGCATTGCTGATCTTAATCCTAATGATATAGAGACCATGCAGGTACTGAAAGATGCCGGATCGGCTTCAATCTACGGGTCAAGAGCTGCTAACGGAGTAATTGTCATCACCACTAAAAAAGGAAAAGGTAAAGTAACGGTAACCTATGATGCTTATTACGGAACACAACGTCCTAAAGGAGGAAATGTATGGAATGTACTGACTCCTCAGGAAATGGCAGATCTCAAGCACATGGCCATGACCAATTCCGGAGCCACTGACTTTGCAGATTCTTTGTATGGCAGCGGCCCTACTTACGTTTTGCCGGATTATATCTTGCCTGCAGGGGCTAAAGAAGGTGATCCGAGAACAAATCCTTCACTCTATAAACTAAAACCATTTTATACTTCTGATAATGAATACCACAGTTTTTACCGGATTTCCAGAGCCAATAAGCAGGGAACCGACTGGTATCATGAAATATTCAGGCCCGCTTCGATAACCAGTCAGAATGTAGCCATAACAGGCGGATCTGACCAGGGGAATTATTTGTTTTCAGCTAATTATTTCAACCAGCAGGGGACACTGATCAATACGTATCTGAAAAGGTATACAATCCGTTCAAATAGCCAGTATAATATAAGCAAACGAATCAGAGTTGGAGAAAATCTGGCCTATTCCATTACCAATAATCCAAAAATTGCAGGATTGAGTGGTGATAATGCAATCGGACATGCGTTCAGAGAACAGCCTATTGTACCGGTAAGAGATATTATGGGAAACTACGCCGGCTCTTATGGTGGTAATCTTGGGGACGCTTATAATCCTGTGGCTATGCAGGAAAGAACCAGAGATAATAAATCACAACAAAACAGGCTCTTTGGTAATATCTTTGCAGAAGCCGATTTAACTGATTTTCTGACTTTAAGATCTCAGTTTGGTGGAGAGAACTATTCTGGTGCTACCCGTGCATTTGTATACCCTACCTATGAGAACGCAGAAAACTCAACCCTCAATTCTTATACAGAATCCGCCCTGGACGGCTACAATTATAGCTGGACCAATACACTATCTTTCAATAAAACAATTGATAAACACCGTATCAAAGCTGTAGTCGGGACAGAGTTTTTCAAAGACTACACCCATGTTTCTACCGGCACCAATCAGGGGTATTTTTCTTTTGATCCGAATTACACCAATTTGTCAACAGGTAGCGGCCCGATGAAAACTACCAGCGCCAGAACTTCCAATACTTTATTTTCTCTGATCGGAAGAGTGGATTACAGCTATAACGATAAATATCTGCTGGGTGTAACTATCCGCCGGGATGGATCTTCCAAATTTCTGGAGCATGTTTACGGATGGTTTCCTGCTGTAAGTGCGGGATGGAGAGTTTCTCAGGAAAGCTTCCTGAAAGATGTAAAATGGATTACCGATCTGAAAATCAGAGGTGGTTACGGAATCATGGGAAATCAGCTTAATGTAAGCGGCGGTAACTCCTTCACGACTTTTGGAAGTGCTGTAGGTACTTCTTATTATGCCATTGGCGGCGGAAACAATATCGTTTCCGGATTCTATCAGAATCAAACTGGTAATCCAGGTGCCAAATGGGAGAAAAACATCAACTCTAACTTTGGTTTTGATGCGACTTTATTTGGCGGACATATTGATATCTCTGCTGATTATTACCGCAAAAATATCCGGGATCTGTTGTATAATCCTGAAATGATAGGTACTGCGGGTGCTGCAAAAGTTCCTTTTGTGAATATTGCCCAGATGAAAAATAATGGTTTTGATATCTCGGTATCTGGTAATACACAAATAAGCAGTACAGTGAAGCTGAATGCAACTGCTACTATTACTACTTATCATAACGAAATTCAAAAGATTTCAGGGGGTTCAGATTATTACGATGTAGACTCCCGCCGCTTTGACGGAAGTAATATTATCCGTAATGCTGTAGGTCATCCGATCAGTCAGTTCTTTGGCTACAAGGTTGATGGTTTCTGGAACTCTCAGCAGGAAGTAGATGCGGCTAATCAGAAAGCACAGGCTGCAACCGGTAACCCTGGTGATGTTTATCAGACTGATATAGGTGTAGGCCGTTTTAAATATGCAGATACGAATGGTGACGGCCGTATTACTGCTGATGACCGTACATTTCTGGGCAATGCCAATCCAAACTACAGTTATGGTCTGAATCTGGGTGTAACCTATAAAAACTGGGATTTCAGTGCTTTTTTCTATGGCGTTCAGGGCAACTCTATCTGGAACCAGGTAAAATGGTGGACAGACTTTAATCCGTCTTTCGGCGGTGCCAAAAGCAAAACTGCTTTATATGATTCCTGGACTCCGCAAAACCACAATGCCAAAGCTCCTATTCAGGAAACTGCAAACTCCTTTGGTACCAATGCGGTTCCGAATTCTTATTTCGTAGAAAACGGTTCTTACCTGAGATTGAAAAATGCACAGATTGGCTATTCTTTCAATTCAGTAAAACTTCAGAAAATAGGAATCAATAAGTTAAGAGTTTATCTGTCAGGAGCCAATTTGTTTACGATTACCAAATATTCTGGTGTTGACCCGGAAATAGGAACTTCAAGCGAAACAGGACAGCAGACTGCTTATGGTGTAGATGATGGTTCTTACCCTAGTCAGCGTACTTTCTTATTAGGTTTAAACTTATCCTTTTAGTCACCCTTTGGTTTAAAAAATATAAAGATGAAGAAATCTACATTTATTTTGTTAACTGTAATGGTCTTTACAGGACAACTATTTTATTCATGTAAAAAGGCATTGCAGCAGCCTCCTCTGGGCTCTGTGTCTGAAGAACTGGTAGCAAATAAAAACGGTGTAAATGCATTGTTGATTGGTTCTTATGCGGCCTTATATGGAATGCAGGGAAATAACCAGAGTTTAGGTGGTGGTGAAGCCTGGCAGGGTTCTCCAAGTAACTGGGTTTTCGGATCCATTGCCGGAGGTGATGCTTCCAAAGGTAGTGCCGGCTCTGATCAGCCAGCTATTGATCCGATTGCAAATTTTTACTCAGATGCGAACAATGCTTACTACAACGGAAAATGGAAAGCGCTATACGAAGGTGTTTCACGGACCAATAATGTATTAAAGTTTTTAGCAAAAGCAACAGATATCACACCTGAAGAAGGTAAAGTAATTGCCGGACAAGCGAGATTTTTAAGAGCACATTTCTATTTTGAAATTAGAAAATTATGGAATAAGGCACCCTGGATTGATGAAACTATAACAGATTTCAACCAACCGGTTAGTGCTGATCTGTGGGCAAAGATTACCGAAGATTTCAAATTTTCCTATGAGAATCTTCCTGGCACACAAGGTGAAATTGGCAGGGTAAATAAATGGGCAGCCGGAGCTTACCTGGCTAAATCTTATTTATACCAGCGCAAATACGCAGAAGCTAAAGCAATATTTGACATCGTAATCGCGTCGGGGGTAACAAGCAGTGGTAAAAAATATGATCTGAACCCTTCATTTGAGGATAATTTCATGCCAAGTAAAGAAAACAATCCTGAAGAAGTATTTACTATACAGATGGCAGCCAACGCAGATCCTTCGGGACCTACAAGCGGGAATAACGGAGACATGCTCAACTTTCCTTATGGTGGCAGCCCGTTTGGCTGCTGCGGATTTTTCCAGCCTTCTATTGATCTGGTCAACCGATTCAGAACCAATGAGACTACCGGCCTTCCTTATCTGACCAGCTACAATGATTACGCAGTTAAAAATGATATGGGAATTGGCGGTGGTGCTGAATTCACACCTGATCAGGGGACACTTGATCCAAGGATAGACTGGACAGCTGGCAGACGCGGAGTTCCTTATCTGGACTGGGGTAATTATCCGGGGGCTGCCTGGATCAGGGATCAGAGCTATGGCGGACCATACGGACCAAAGAAAAATATATACTGGCAGAAAACAGCAGCTACTGATGCCGATAAAACTACCTGGGCACCGGGATCAGCAATCAATTACCTGGTTATCCGTTTTGCCGATGTTTTGTTACTGGCAGCAGAATGTGAAGCGCAGGCCGGAAGTCTGACTGTGGCACAGCAATATGTAAACAGGGTAAGAGCCAGAGCTGCCAATAAAGAGGGCTGGGTCTATAAGTATAAAGATGACAGCAAGCCGATGGAAGGATTTTCTGATGTACCTGCGGCAAACTATAAAATCAGTGAATATCCGGCAGGTGATTTTGCGGGTAAAGGTCAGGCCTATGCACTGAGTGCTATTTACTATGAACGTAAAATAGAACTGGCTATGGAGGGACATCGCTTTTTTGATCTGGTACGCTGGGGTATTGCAGAAAAAGAGCTGAATGCATACTTTGATTATCAGGGAAAACTGACTTCGGATGTAAGAAGAGGAAGATTCACTGCGGGCAGAAACGAGTACTACCCTATTCCGCAGCGCCAGATTGACCTGAGTATTAAAGGCAATACCAAAGTACTAACACAAAATCCCGGATATAATTAAGGGATAAATTCATTCAGGAAATCATTTAAGATATCTTTAATAAAATTCCTGTAGAAATTAATAAAAAGCCTATGAAACCACTAACCGAGCGTTTTCTTTCACTGGATGTATTCCGTGGCATGACTTTATGTTTCATGATCATTGTAAATACTCCGGGTAGAGGCGCAATCCCATTTGCCATGCTTGAACATGCCGCCTGGCATGGATTTACGCCAACTGATCTCGTTTTCCCTTCTTTTCTTTTTGCGGTAGGGAATGCCATGAGCTTTTCTATGAAAAGATTCAGTCAGATGGATAATTCACAGGTGCTGCTAAAAATTTTCAAACGTACTTTTCTGATTTTCATTATCGGTTACCTGATGTACTGGTTTCCGTTTTTCAAGTATGACAAACAAGGTCATATCATATTTGCAGTCATAGAAAACACCCGTATTATGGGTGTTTTACAAAGAATAGCGGTGTGTTTTGGAGTTGCTTCGCTAATGATCCATTACCTGTCAGGTAAGACTGTCATCTGGATGAGTGTTTTCTTCCTGATAGGTTATTGGATCTGTTTGCTGCTGTTCGGAGATTCGGGTGCTGAATTAACCATGACAGGTAACGCGGGTTATTACCTGGATAAGCTGTTGCTTGGGGAGTCACATTTGTATCATGGTGACACGCTGCATGGCAAGCATATTGCCTTTGATCCGGAGGGCATACTCAGTACGATTCCGGCAATTGTGAATGTGATTATCGGATACTTTGCGGGTAAGTTTATTCAGGAAAAGGGAAAAGGATATGAAAGTATTGCCAAACTGTTTCTTGCAGGAAGTTTACTGGTCTTAATAGCTATCTGCTGGAATTCAGTATTCCCTGTCAATAAAAAACTGTGGACCAGCTCATTTGTACTGATCACCTGCGGACTTGACCTGATGATTATTGGGACACTGTTATATATTATTGAAGTCAGACAGTCAATCAGCTGGACAAAGTTCTTTGTTATTTTCGGGAAAAATCCTTTGTTTATTTACATTGTTGCAGACCTGCTGCTGATTATTATCGATACTCTTTTTCCACATTTACATTTCAACAAGTGGATAAATGTTAATTTCTTCCAGGTCATTGCACCCGGACCGGTAGGCTCACTATTATTCGCAATCTGCTTTATGTTAGTATGTTGGATGGTAGCTTATATACTGGACAAACGTAAAATCTATATCAGAGTCTGATACTGAAATTCTGAGACTAACAAGTTATCCACATTTTTTGTGGATAACTTGTTGATTATTCACAACATCGCCCTTCGGGCTATCTTAAAGCCATGCTTTTCTCAGAAAGCGAAGCCAGTTACCCTGCATCAGATTTCTTATATCCTGCGCTGTATATCCTCTTTTTTCCAGATGTCCTGGTATTTTCTGCAGATCTGCGATGTTTTCCACATCATATGGACATTGCTCTTTTCCAAAAGCTCCATCCAGATCTGATCCAATGCCGACATGTAAAGTATTACCGGCTATCTGGCAAATATGATCCAAATGATTAACCATCACTTCAAGATTACAATTCATACCTTTTGGTGTTGACTGCCCGCGAACCCAGTTCGGAACCATCATCCAGGCATCCAGTGCAAGTCCGATTACAGCACCACGGTTAACGAGAGCTTTAATTTGTCCGTCACTATACTGACGATTATGATTAACCAGCGCCCTGCAGTTGTTATGTGAAGCCCAGATGTGTCCGTTAAAATGGTCCAGTGCTTCCCAGAAACTATCATCGCATAAATGTGTAGCATCCAGAATAATATTCAGCCGCTCCATCTCTCTGAGTAATTCATGACCTTTTGGTCCCATAAAACCTGTAGCGTCAGTTCCCTGTGCATATCGTCCAGGTCCATAATGTGCCGGACCAACTGCCCGCAGCCC
This portion of the Pedobacter lusitanus genome encodes:
- a CDS encoding TonB-dependent receptor encodes the protein MKKKRFVALIKTAMRISMTQIFLGILFTCASFAKNVKGQEILNKEISININQGQIKQILAEIQQLTSVNFVYSSTVIKAQRKVSVNAVNKRLGQILDETLNPLNIYYKVEDNQILLYEKENTGLLSANQNLITVKGKVSSDKGESLPGVSVNIKGTKIGTTTDSNGSYAITAPGPDVTLVFSYIGFTAKEIPLNGRTVLNVQLIEELTSLGEVVVVGYGTQRKKDLTSAVAVVNVGEMIKQPTSSVNNLLQGQASGVTVLGSGQPGEEPQVRIRGVNTFGNNNPLYVVDGVPTQSIADLNPNDIETMQVLKDAGSASIYGSRAANGVIVITTKKGKGKVTVTYDAYYGTQRPKGGNVWNVLTPQEMADLKHMAMTNSGATDFADSLYGSGPTYVLPDYILPAGAKEGDPRTNPSLYKLKPFYTSDNEYHSFYRISRANKQGTDWYHEIFRPASITSQNVAITGGSDQGNYLFSANYFNQQGTLINTYLKRYTIRSNSQYNISKRIRVGENLAYSITNNPKIAGLSGDNAIGHAFREQPIVPVRDIMGNYAGSYGGNLGDAYNPVAMQERTRDNKSQQNRLFGNIFAEADLTDFLTLRSQFGGENYSGATRAFVYPTYENAENSTLNSYTESALDGYNYSWTNTLSFNKTIDKHRIKAVVGTEFFKDYTHVSTGTNQGYFSFDPNYTNLSTGSGPMKTTSARTSNTLFSLIGRVDYSYNDKYLLGVTIRRDGSSKFLEHVYGWFPAVSAGWRVSQESFLKDVKWITDLKIRGGYGIMGNQLNVSGGNSFTTFGSAVGTSYYAIGGGNNIVSGFYQNQTGNPGAKWEKNINSNFGFDATLFGGHIDISADYYRKNIRDLLYNPEMIGTAGAAKVPFVNIAQMKNNGFDISVSGNTQISSTVKLNATATITTYHNEIQKISGGSDYYDVDSRRFDGSNIIRNAVGHPISQFFGYKVDGFWNSQQEVDAANQKAQAATGNPGDVYQTDIGVGRFKYADTNGDGRITADDRTFLGNANPNYSYGLNLGVTYKNWDFSAFFYGVQGNSIWNQVKWWTDFNPSFGGAKSKTALYDSWTPQNHNAKAPIQETANSFGTNAVPNSYFVENGSYLRLKNAQIGYSFNSVKLQKIGINKLRVYLSGANLFTITKYSGVDPEIGTSSETGQQTAYGVDDGSYPSQRTFLLGLNLSF
- a CDS encoding FecR family protein; this encodes MKRQALHSLLEKYLQNKCSEEELIVIEKLYGMLDRDDLEQIYSSELPALEQKLWDRINFETGLETESISSMQQSPRVKKLPRVLWFAAAALAALTLFTGYLFLYHHQNPQYIRFQSQANRLEKKNNGSSPLKIQLEDGSVVILQPKSSLTYPQHFSAKTREVALGGEGYFLISKNPDRPFFVYNKNVITRVVGTSFIIKTNPSTEETQVIVKTGKVMVSRNEDQQLNLKRLFNEEKKVVLTPNQTTIYTKDNDNFKTTLVADPMPIIPAGHQKDLRTKYIFEEAPLTEVLNQLQATYGIGIIIEDQELYNNTFTGDISKQNLYQKLDLLCHTIKAHYEISGTKIIIKTK
- a CDS encoding RagB/SusD family nutrient uptake outer membrane protein; translated protein: MKKSTFILLTVMVFTGQLFYSCKKALQQPPLGSVSEELVANKNGVNALLIGSYAALYGMQGNNQSLGGGEAWQGSPSNWVFGSIAGGDASKGSAGSDQPAIDPIANFYSDANNAYYNGKWKALYEGVSRTNNVLKFLAKATDITPEEGKVIAGQARFLRAHFYFEIRKLWNKAPWIDETITDFNQPVSADLWAKITEDFKFSYENLPGTQGEIGRVNKWAAGAYLAKSYLYQRKYAEAKAIFDIVIASGVTSSGKKYDLNPSFEDNFMPSKENNPEEVFTIQMAANADPSGPTSGNNGDMLNFPYGGSPFGCCGFFQPSIDLVNRFRTNETTGLPYLTSYNDYAVKNDMGIGGGAEFTPDQGTLDPRIDWTAGRRGVPYLDWGNYPGAAWIRDQSYGGPYGPKKNIYWQKTAATDADKTTWAPGSAINYLVIRFADVLLLAAECEAQAGSLTVAQQYVNRVRARAANKEGWVYKYKDDSKPMEGFSDVPAANYKISEYPAGDFAGKGQAYALSAIYYERKIELAMEGHRFFDLVRWGIAEKELNAYFDYQGKLTSDVRRGRFTAGRNEYYPIPQRQIDLSIKGNTKVLTQNPGYN
- a CDS encoding acyltransferase family protein, with product MKPLTERFLSLDVFRGMTLCFMIIVNTPGRGAIPFAMLEHAAWHGFTPTDLVFPSFLFAVGNAMSFSMKRFSQMDNSQVLLKIFKRTFLIFIIGYLMYWFPFFKYDKQGHIIFAVIENTRIMGVLQRIAVCFGVASLMIHYLSGKTVIWMSVFFLIGYWICLLLFGDSGAELTMTGNAGYYLDKLLLGESHLYHGDTLHGKHIAFDPEGILSTIPAIVNVIIGYFAGKFIQEKGKGYESIAKLFLAGSLLVLIAICWNSVFPVNKKLWTSSFVLITCGLDLMIIGTLLYIIEVRQSISWTKFFVIFGKNPLFIYIVADLLLIIIDTLFPHLHFNKWINVNFFQVIAPGPVGSLLFAICFMLVCWMVAYILDKRKIYIRV
- a CDS encoding sigma-70 family RNA polymerase sigma factor, whose amino-acid sequence is MKYAGLSDNVLVDLLKASDGLAFKEIYTRYWMGIYKAAYVKIYHKELAEELTQNLFVDLWRRRETIVINSLDSYLFGSLKYSIINHYKSQLVKEKYQDHLNVQKQTIASSTDDLVLVNDLSKALHQGIALLPKKTGEIFKLSRIDNRSTKEISQQLNISEKAVEYHITQSIKSMRFHLKEYLFVFLSFVFLHRF
- a CDS encoding dipeptidase, translating into MFTIDAHLDLSMNALEWNRDLRLPVSAINDREQGLTDKPDRAKAVVSLPELRKGKIGLVVATQIARYVAPGNNLPGWHSPEQAWAQTQGQLAWYKTMEEAGEMVQINNLESLEKHVLLWESELADEKKTVGYILSLEGADSMVTVQHLERAHAYGLRAVGPAHYGPGRYAQGTDATGFMGPKGHELLREMERLNIILDATHLCDDSFWEALDHFNGHIWASHNNCRALVNHNRQYSDGQIKALVNRGAVIGLALDAWMMVPNWVRGQSTPKGMNCNLEVMVNHLDHICQIAGNTLHVGIGSDLDGAFGKEQCPYDVENIADLQKIPGHLEKRGYTAQDIRNLMQGNWLRFLRKAWL